In Helianthus annuus cultivar XRQ/B chromosome 8, HanXRQr2.0-SUNRISE, whole genome shotgun sequence, a single genomic region encodes these proteins:
- the LOC110892807 gene encoding uncharacterized protein LOC110892807 — MEKALARYGVTHRLSTAYHPQTSGQVENANRGVKRILEKTVGKSRKDWSEKLDDALWAFRTAYKTPLGTTPFMIVYGKVCHLPVELEHRALWALKTVNLDLTEAARRRFFQIHELEALRDAAYERSWSIKEKTKALHDRRLRGLKEFKVGDKVLLFNSRLKLIARKLKSRWSGPYVVKEVFPYGTVELYDEVDKGAWKVNGHRLEHYFGGPIDTAEEEEIPLEDPPTFTKQ, encoded by the coding sequence ATGGAAAAAGCACTTGCACGCTACGGTGTCACTCATCGTCTTTCCACCGCATACCACCCGCAAACTAGTGGCCAAGTAGAAAATGCTAACCGAGGTGTCAAGAGAatcttagagaaaacggtaggaaaaagtagaaaggattggtcggaaAAGCTCGACGACGCTTTGTGGGCATTCCGCACCGCCTATAAGACACCGTTAGGAACGACACCCTTTATGATTGTGTATGGCAAAGTTTGCCATCTTCCGGTGGAGTTAGAGCATAGAGCTTTGTGGGCTTTGAAAACCGTTAATCTTGACCTTACCGAAGCCGCTAGAAGGAGATTCTTCCAAATTCATGAGTTGGAAGCATTGAGGGATGCCGCCTATGAACGATCTTGGAGTATCAAGGAAAAAACTAAGGCGTTGCATGATAGGAGGTTGCGAGGTTTAAAGGAGTTtaaggtaggtgataaagtgctTCTATTCAATTCGAGGTTGAAATTGATAGCAAGGAAGTTAAAATCAAGATGGAGTGGACCGTATGTGGTAAAAGAAGTGTTTCCATACGGCACGGTCGAGTTATACGACGAAGTTGACAAAGGAGCATGGAAGGTGAACGGTCATCGTTTGGAACACTACTTCGGAGGTCCTATTGATACTGCCGAAGAGGAAGAAATTCCTCTCGAAGACCCACCCACCTTCACCAAGCAGTGA
- the LOC110892809 gene encoding uncharacterized protein LOC110892809, translated as MCKLEKKLDTLPVIHNRPQNPFFSYFFTVVPFHTASHHISAIKPPNPHRLSSSKHPRARNSTPNTTHHTFQLNIHWIIRNRDSTHEKLLFFLRIFDISGMASSSTSRRARLVLVRELIRSLQFRYLRRAVTSPIVDSEE; from the exons ATGTGTAAACTCGAGAAAAAGCTTGACACCCTCCCTGTTATCCACAACCGACCCCAAAACCCTTTCTTCTCCTACTTCTTCACCGTCGTTCCCTTCCACACCGCCTCCCACCATATTTCCGCCATTAAACCACCAAATCCTCACCGTCTCTCTTCATCCAAACACCCTCGTGCTCGGAATTCGACCCCGAATACAACCCACCATACGTTTCAACTGAATATTCACTGGATTATTCGAAATCGGGACTCCACTCACGAAAAGCTTTTATTTTTCTTGCGAATTTTCGACATATCAG GCATGGCTAGTAGTTCAACAAGCAGGAGGGCCCGGCTGGTGCTGGTGCGAGAGTTGATCCGGAGCCTCCAGTTCAGGTATTTGAGGCGAGCAGTCACGAGTCCGATAGTGGACAGTGAGGAGTAG